The Ketogulonicigenium robustum nucleotide sequence CGGCAAAGGCCAAAGCCTTGCACGACAACCGCCGCCTGTGGACATGGCTTGCCGCCGATGTCGCAAGCGACCAGAACCAACTGCCCGCTGACTTACGTGCCCGCATTTTTTATCTGGCAGAATTCACCATCGACCATTCCAGCAAGGCCCTGCGCGAAGGCGCTGATCTGGCACCGCTGATCGAAGTGAACCGCGCGATGTTGCAGGGCCTTGCCCCCCGCGCCACTGCTGTCCGCGAGGCCTCGTGATGGCAGGCCTTGTGTTGAAATTGGCGCCTTTCGAACGTGTTTTGATTAACGGTGCCGTCATTGAGAACGGCGACAAACGCTCGCGATTGGCCGTGGTATCGCCGAGGGCCAACATTTTGCGCCTGCGCGACGCGATCCCCCCCGACCAAGCAAATACCCCCGTGCGCCGCGTCTGCTATATCGCGCAACTAATGCTGACGGACGATTGCGCCGAGGCCGAGGGCCGCAAGCAGCTTTTGCAAGGTATCGAACAACTGAGCCAAGCGTTGATCGACCCCGACAGCCGCCGCCTACTTGCCGAAGCGACCGAAGCTTGCATCGCCGCTGATTACTATCGCGTCCTCCGGCGGCTGCGCAGCCTGCTGCCGCGCGAGGATCGCTTACTTTCCACCCGATTGGAGGCGTAGATGTCGTTCCAGCCCGTGCTTCCGCTGTCCGGCTACACCGGCTGGCGCTTCCTGACGCAAACATTGCAACGCCAAACGACAGCGTTTGCCGCCTCGGGCGAGGTTGCGATGAACACGAAATACTTCCGCGAGAACATCGCCAAGGTGGAAACGGTTGATGACTTGATGTCGAACCGCCGTCTGCTGTCGGTCGCGCTGGGAGCATTCGGCCTGCAAGACGACCTGAATTCGAAGGCCTTCATCCAGCGCGTCCTGACCGAGGGAACCGAGACACAGGGAGCTTTCGCCAGCAAACTGTCGGACAAACGATATGCCGCCCTGTCCAGCGCCTTCGGCTTTGGCAATGCGGACGGAGTGCAGACGAGTAAGGCAGACTTTGCCGACAAAATTATCGCCCGCTACACCAGCGAATCGTTCGAGGTTGCCGTGGGCGAGCAGAACGGCGACCTACGTTTGGCGCTGAACGTGGCCGGCGGGGTCGCTGACGTTCTGGCAGCCAAGGGCAGCGAGAACGCCCAATGGTTCGCGATGATGGGTGACAGCCCGTTGCGCAATGTCTTCCAGACTGCGCTCGGCTTTCCCGCATCTTTCGCGCAGATCGATATTGACCAGCAAAAAGAGCAATTCATCAGCCGCGCCAAGGCGACTTTCGGCATCACTACTTTTGCAGACTTCGCCGACCCCGCCGCGCAGGAAAAGCTGATCCGACTGTTTCTGGTACGCAGCGAGATCAACAACAGCGCGTTCAACTCGCCCGCCTCGATCGCGCTGAGCTTGCTGGGGCGTTAACGCCCCTCACTTCGCACCCCCACGCACAGCGACCAAAACCTGCCGCAAGGCAGAAAAGGCCGCAGTGGTCGTGGGGATTTTTGTTTGCGTCAGAAACGCCTCGATCCCCGGTCGCACGGCAACGGCGGCATCCACAGCCGGATCACTGCCCGCAACATAGAGGCCTGATCGCACCATCAATGCGGCGCGATCATATTGGCCCAGATGCCCTCGCGCCTCGGCGATCAAGCTGTTTTCGGTCATAGACGCCGCCGCCGGCAGCGCGCGCGAGACCGAGCGCAGTACATCAACAGCAGGAAAACGGCCGCCTTCGGCGATGGCCCGATC carries:
- the flaF gene encoding flagellar biosynthesis regulator FlaF, with product MNTIELARSGYGNALVGIRDNRSMEQAVFSRVTSALIAAQESDFAAKAKALHDNRRLWTWLAADVASDQNQLPADLRARIFYLAEFTIDHSSKALREGADLAPLIEVNRAMLQGLAPRATAVREAS
- a CDS encoding DUF1217 domain-containing protein, whose protein sequence is MSFQPVLPLSGYTGWRFLTQTLQRQTTAFAASGEVAMNTKYFRENIAKVETVDDLMSNRRLLSVALGAFGLQDDLNSKAFIQRVLTEGTETQGAFASKLSDKRYAALSSAFGFGNADGVQTSKADFADKIIARYTSESFEVAVGEQNGDLRLALNVAGGVADVLAAKGSENAQWFAMMGDSPLRNVFQTALGFPASFAQIDIDQQKEQFISRAKATFGITTFADFADPAAQEKLIRLFLVRSEINNSAFNSPASIALSLLGR
- the flbT gene encoding flagellar biosynthesis repressor FlbT produces the protein MAGLVLKLAPFERVLINGAVIENGDKRSRLAVVSPRANILRLRDAIPPDQANTPVRRVCYIAQLMLTDDCAEAEGRKQLLQGIEQLSQALIDPDSRRLLAEATEACIAADYYRVLRRLRSLLPREDRLLSTRLEA